The Dyadobacter sandarakinus DNA window GGGACAATGGGCGCATTTATCCGCATTACCTCGGTGGTCCGGTCGCGGCTTAAATTCTTTGATATCGGTATTGCAGGTCCGCTTGCAGGCTTTATTGCTGCACTGGGCGTACTCTGGTACGGGTTTACACATTTGCCCCCGGCAGAGTATATTTTTAAAATTCATCCCGAATACGCACGGTACGGGCTGAGCTATCCGCAGTTTGTTTATGAAAATACAGGAGGTGCGCTTGCCCTGGGAGACAATATTCTGTTCTGGTTTTTCAAAACCTATATAGCCGATCCGGCGCGGCTGCCGCACGCAAATGAGCTGGTGCATTATCCCTGGATCTTTGCGGGGTATCTTTCCCTTTTCTTTACGTCTTTGAACCTCATTCCCATCGGCCAGCTAGATGGCGGTCATATTTTGTACGGACTGATCGGCAGAAAGAAGTTTAACCTGATAGCGCCGGTGCTCTTCTGCATATTCGCGTTTTATGCGGGTCTGGGGCTTTTCAGACCAGAGTATTTTGCTACGACCGACGACCTGATGTTCGGAAAACGCCTCCTGTACCTTGCCATTTACATCTGGTTTCTCACACTTTGCCTTCACAAAGTCACCGATGCCAAGCCTACCAACATGATGATAGCCCTGATCATCGTGGTTGCACAGTTTGTCGTGTGTTATGTGCGCCCGCAGATCGACGGAGCACCAGGATTTCTGGCCTTTGTCTTTATCCTCGGACGTTTCCTCGGAATCCGCCATCCCGAGACGGAGGACAACCGGCCCCTGGATCCCCTGCGCATCATACTGGGGATTTTCGCATTGATCATTTTCGTCATTTCTTTCAGTCCGCAGCCTTTTATCGTGAATTAAATTCCATCGCATGGAGGTGCTTGCAGGTGATCTTACCCCTAGCAATCCGGGGAGGAGACAATTTCTTAAATCTGCTGCTGCGGCAACAATTTCCTGCCTGATCCCGCATCCGCCGCGTATGATCCAGACGGTAAAAGGTCCGGTTGCGGCCAGCCAGCTGGGGACCACACTGATTCACGAGCATGTACTGGTTGACTTTGCCGGTGCCGACAAAATCAATCCTGACCGCTGGAATATAGACGAAGTTGTCAGGAAAGTGCTCCCTTACCTGACCGAACTGAGGCATCGTGGCTATAACACACTCTTTGAATGTACGCCCGCCTACCTGGGTCGCGACGTGCGCCTGCTGCAAAAGCTTTCGGAACAATCGGGCATACAGCTTGTGACCAACACAGGCTACTATGGCGCCTCCGATAATAAGTATCTTCCCCGGCACGCCTTTACCGAAAGTTCCGGCCAGCTTGCGGCGCGCTGGATCAGGGAATTCGAATATGGCATTGACAACACCACCATCAAACCCGGTTTTATCAAGACGGGTGTAAATCCTGGCAGACTGTCGGAAATACATCGAAAACTGATTACGGCGGCAGCGATGACCCATTTGAAAACTGGCTTAACGATTTGCTCGCATACCGGCCCGGCGCTGCCTGCCGGAGAACAAATTGAGATTCTTGAGAAAAACGGAGTTGCTGCCAGCGCATTCGTTTGGGTACATGCGAGCGGTACCGACGACGATTTTCTAAAAACAGGAAAAAGGGGATGCTGGATCAGCCTGGACGGCATCAGTGAGCAGACTATCAGAGAGGATGTCCGCCGCATTGCTTTTTTGAAAGAAAAAAACATGCTTGGGCAGGTACTGCTTTCGCATGATGCAGGATGGTATAAGCCGGGAGAGCCGGAGGGCGGCACATTCCGGGGCTACACGTTCATCGCCGACAAGCTTGTTCCACTCCTCCGTGCAGAGAAGTTTTCTGACAGCGATATTACCCGTTTGCTCGTCAAAAATCCGGCAGAAGCATTTTCAATACGGATCAGGAAGGTTTAGGCAACCTTTGTTTTAATACCAATGTAAAAGACCGTCCAGCCATCCGCCTCAGTTTGCAATGTAAAATCAAAACCATGATGCAAGAGGATCTCCCGGGTGAGTGTAAGACCGATCCCCTGCCCATCGCGTTTGGTAGAAAAAAACGGGTTGAAAAGCTGTGAGGCGGCACTCGGATCAATGGGCCGGCCATTGTTGCGGATCACGAGGGCATCTTCCGAAACCCGGATCTGCACTTCATTGCCGGGCGCACAGGCTTCCACGGCATTTTTGATCACATTTACCAGCACGTGTTCCATTTGTCCCTTGTCCATAGCGGCCACTACCCGGCCGGAGGCAAGCATGCACTGGATACTTACGCCTTTGCGGGCTGACATAGGCTCCATAAACCGGCCCATATCCGAAACGAAGCCATTCACCTCTACCGGTGCTTTCACAGGCAGCGGCAATCGGACCACGTCAGCAAAGTTGCGCATGAAACGTGTCAGCTCCCGGTTGCGCTCGGATGCTACCTGCAGTGCGTCCCTGATGTCGTCAAAATCGTCGGTGCCGGAGTAGCTCTGTGCGGTTTGCAAGATAGAGTCGGTAGCGCCCAGCGTATTGTTGACTTCGTGTGCCATCATGCGAATCACCTTTCCGTATGCATTTTTTTCAGACTCAAGAAGCTCGCTCGTCAGTTCCTCGACAAGCAAAAACGAGCGCGCAAAGCCGCGGTCCATAAAGTGCGACCGCTGTACTTTAAAGGTGGATATTCCATTGGTTTTCAACACCCTCGATTCACCATCGGGCAAATGAACGAGCTCTGCCAGCAGGGTATGTCCCGTATCTTCCAGCTTTTTACCGAGCAAATGTTCCTTCCCGAACTGAACCCGCGCTTTCTCGTTCATGGACTGAATTTGTCCGTCGAAATCGAGGACTATAATGGAGATCGGAGAAGCTTCGATCAGCTTTTCGAGGAAGAAATGCTGCTCGTGCAGGCGTGTACGCTCCTCGCGCAGCTGGTCGATCATGAGGTTATACACCTCGATGAGGGTATCTACCTCCCCTTTTCCGGTGGGCACAAATTTGATTGAAAAATCCTGGTCCTTGATCGCCTCGATCCCCGACCTTACGAACTCAATGGGCTGCATAAAATTGCGGTATAGCTGAATGGAAACAACGGCAGACAAGAGCAAAAACACCTCGGAACCAATAAAAAGGGCCTTGTTCTGAAAAAGGATTTTATAAACCAGAAACACCAGGACTACATGCAGTGTGACGATGTAGATGATGTACTTCAGGCGGGTTGATAGGCTCATATTTCCTCAGCGTCGTAAGAGATACCATACTTTTCGAGCCTGCGATAAAGCGCAAACCGCGTAATTCCCAGCGACCGGGCTACCTTACTTACTTTATTTTGATGAAACTGCATGGCTTTATTGATCATCTGAAACTCCATTTCTTCCAGCGTGAGCGTTCCTACCTCAGGAAAGTGCGACCGGACAGATGCCTGCGGGCCGCCGTGCAGGTTGCTTTGAAAATCAGCAATGTCCAGCAAATCCTTTCCCGAAAGCAGCACGGTACGCTCGACAAGGTTTTTTAGCTGACGGATGTTCCCCTGCAGCGGCAAAGTCCGGAGCCACTTTAATGCGGCGCCGGTAAGCTGCAGGCCGGGGCGCTGATAGATGGTTTTCAGGTTATTTACAAAAAATTCAGACAGTACCGGAATGTCCTCCGGGCGTTCGCGGAGTGCAGGCAGTTTAACGGTAATCAGGTTAATACGATAGTACAGGTCTTCCCGGAAAGTGCCCTGAGCCACCATATCTTCGAGGTTCCGGTTGGTAGCACAAATGACCCTGACGTCCACGGTCCGGCTTTTGCTGCTGCCCAGCGGCTCAAACGTACGCTCCTGCAGAACCCGCAGCAGCTTCACCTGACTGGCCAGGTCGAGCTCTCCGATTTCGTCCAGGAAAATGGTACCCTTATGCGCCATTTCAAAACGGCCGGCACGGTCAGTCTTGGCATCCGTAAATGCACCTCTCACATGCCCGAACAATTCGCTTTCAAATAAGGTGGACGAGATTCCTCCTAAATTCACCTTGATAAAAGCGCACTGCCTGCGCTTGCTGTTGAGGTGGATGGCTTCGGCGATCAGCTCTTTGCCGGTACCACTCTCCCCTGTGATCAGGACGGGCGCATCGGTGGGTGCTACTCTGCCAATGGTTTGTAAAATATCAAGTAGCCTCGGATCCTGCCCTACAATGTTTTCAAAGTGGTACTGCTGGTCGAGCTTTCGGCGGCCGGCAGAAGCGGGTGCGGGTGCGGCAAGGTTCAGGATGGTACGTACAGACTGCACCAGGTAATCGTTTTGCCAGGGCTTTGTAATGAAATCGACAGCCCCTTCCTTCATGCCGCGTACCGCCAGGTCAATGGTACCCCAGCCCGTAATCAGGATCACAGGCACGGCAGGCGCGGCTTTCCTAATCCTGCCCAGCAGCTGCATTCCCTCATCGCCCGATGTTTCGATCGAAAAGTTCAGGTCCAGCAGGATCAATTCGGGCGTTTCAAGTTTCAGCAATTCCATCGCTTCACGCGGCGAGCCGGCTCCTTTTGTTGCATAGCCCTCTTTTTTCAGGAGCAGCGTCAGAGAAGTTCGGATGGCAGGATCGTCGTCGATAAGAAGGAGCATAGACAACCGGGTTGTTCGGTGTTAATTGTTAAATTCTATTCTTCGTGCAGGGCTGTGGCTGGATGAATGCGGGACGCTTGCCGGCTGGGAAACCAGGCGCATAGCGTAACAATCAGGTAAATCACCACGATTGCTGCCCCGATTGCCATGATGTAAATGTCACTGTTCAAATCAAAAACGTTCATGATTGGAAATTGTATGGCGAAAATCAGTCCCAAAAGCAGGCTAAATGTAGCCAAAACCCATATTTCACCCAGGAACTGACCTGTAACTTTTCCTTCTGTCGCCCCCATCGCCCTTCTCAGACCGATTTCACTTTTCCTGCGCGCGATGTTCAGGTTGAGGATACCGAATAACCCGAGGGCAACATTCACCAGCAAAAAGCCGCAGATCACCAGAAAAATCACCACCGGGATCACTGTAAACTTTACCCGGTTGGCTTTCGACTCTTTCAGGTAACCTACTTCAATACCCCAGCCGGGTACCATGGCCGCAATTTCACGTACCATTCGGGCTTCGAAGTTTGCATCCGTACCCGGCCGGGTGCGCACAAGAATATTGGAATTCCAAGGATCTTTCTCGCCCACCATCTGGAATACCGCCGGAATGTCCGACATAAATTCACCCCTCGATTTATAGATGTCCACGACGCCTACTACCTGTACCGTGGCATTGTCGCTTACTTTCACCAGTTTACCCAATGGATTTTCATTCTCGAAAAGCTTTTCCTGCAATGCTTTATTGATGACAACAGGCTGGTACTTGGACGCCCTGTCCGTGTGGCTGAACCATCTGCCCAAAGTAAGCGGCATGGCAATCGTTCTGGCAAACTGATCATCGGTATAGTAAAAGTCGCCCCCTGTTGAAATATTCTTGTAGCTCACCGAATTACCGATCTGATTAGCCGAAAACGGGGTATTACCGCTGGACTGGGAAGCCAGCTGTACTTCCTGGTAGGACCGCACCCGCTTCAACACCCTTTCAAGTTTTTCGCCCACTGCCACCGTATCCTGATTGGCAGAGAGTTCGATGTTCCATACGTTTTCGTATTGGAACCCGAGGGGCCTCAGGTAATTTTTCAGGTTAAAAATAATCATAGCCAACACGCCGAAAAGCACCAGAAAGGATGCCCAGATCTCAATGATCAGCAGCGAGTGGGCGCCTTTTTTGTTCCAGATCAATTTAAATAAATGCCTTATCATGGGTATGTTCAGTTGAAAAAATGTCAGATAACTTACGCTTTCAGGGCATCCACTACTTTGAGCCGGGACATCCGCAATGCAGGTAGCACGCCGGAAAGAAGTCCGAAAGCCAGACAGACGGCAATGCTTGTGAGGAAAACGGTAAAGTTGATCGTGAGGTCGGCATGAGCGATCCAGCCACTGGAATTGATCAGGTAAATGATCAGTACCGAGAGCGCCAGGGCGAACGTTCCTCCGATGAAAGTGATAAAAATGTTTTCGATGATAAACTGAAAAAGCAATGCCTTTGCCGGTGCCCCGAATGCTTTCCGTACACCTATTTCAGAAGCGCGTTCCAGAATGCGGCTGACGTTGACATTTACCAGATTAATGGCAGGCAGGCCCATGATCATCAGCACAACCAGGGCTGCAACGGAATAAAAGATCAGCTTTTGCGCATCGCTCCGTACAAACGTATTGAGAAAATGGTCGAAGAAGCTGTCGGCCCGCACGATCAGCACCGGGTACTGCTTGCTGTCGGGAATTTCTGCCTTCGGGATCCGTGCGATATGATTGTTAAATTCAGCCTGTATGGCGGGCAGGTCGGCGGCAGATTTCGCCAGTACCATCGCAACATACCGGCCGCGCACGCCTTTGTTTTCATAATTGCTCTTGGGCGCCGTGTACGGAAAGTAGACGTCCGAATACGTGTACACGCGTGTCGGCGGGCTCCCTTTTATCACACCTACTACCCGGTACCGGATACTTTCTATGTTGATGTACTTGCCGGTAACTGCTGCGCCGGGTTCAAAATACTCGTCGCGCAATGCATCGGTAATCACCACTACATGTTCTGCATTGGCAATATGGTTTTCATCGTAGGGTTTGCCTTCCAGGAACCGGAATGTGGTTACGCGCCAGAAATCAGCATCCGTATACTTGGTGTTCAGCTTGATGCGCTTCCCATGGACATAGGTATTTGAAAAACTGAAGTTTGAAAAAATCGATACCCGCTCGGGCGTTTTGAGCGACTTGGCATATTTTTTCAAAAACTCAAAGCTGGCCGGTCCGGACGACATGGTAGTCTGGCTTGAATCAGTTTGCAGCACCAATGCAATATACAGCGAGCGAAAACGGTTGCCCTCCGGATAATGTGACGCAAAAAGATGGTCGAGAAAAGAGGTCAGCACCATCAGGACGGTCAGTGTAAGACTGATCCCGAACAACGTAATGAATGTATAGAAAGGATGCCGCAGCAATACTTTCCAGGCGATTTTCAGGTAGTTGGAGAGCATATTTAATGATTGAATGAGTGAATGATTGAATGACTGAATGGGGGAGTTGGGAGTTAGTGAGTTAGTGAGTTAGTGAGTGAGTTGGGATGAATGAATGGGGGAAGTTGTAAGTTAGTGGGTGAGTGAGTGAGTGAGTTGGGATGAATGATTGAATGACTGAATGATTGAATGGGGATGAATTAGTGAGGGAGTGAGTTAGTGATTTTTGGAGTATTGGTGGGGTGAGAGATTTTTTGGATTGGGATTATTGAGTTTTTATAGTGTTGGATTGGTGAGTTTGGGAACTGTTTGGATTATTGAATTTATTAAGGTGATTTGTCAAGCAGATCTGTTTTTTCAACTTATCTCAACCTTCCTCAGTCACTCACTCACTCAGTAATTCACTCACTCGCTAACTAGATCCCTCACTCACTCACTCACTCACTCACTCACTCACTCACTCACTAACTCGCACCTCCCCATTCAGTCATTCAATCATTCAGTCATTCAAAACTAACTAACCTGCGTCCCGTCAAACAGCCTCACCAGCCGGTGGGTCTTTTTGGCCATGGCGTCGTCGTGGGTGACCATGACGATGGTAGAGCCTTCCTGGTTCAGATTCTGGAGAATACTCAGGATTTCGTTGCCCATGGCACTGTCGAGATTGCCCGTCGGCTCGTCGGCCAGGATGATCTCGGGCTTGCCTACAATGGCCCGCGCGATGGCAACACGCTGCTTTTGCCCGCCGGAGAGTTGTTTGGGAAAATGCTTCATCCGGTTGCTGAGCCCTACTTTTTCAAGCGCCTCCTGGGAAAGCCGTCTCCGCTCAGCGGCAGATCCGCTCCGGTAAAGCAGGGGAATTTCAACATTGTCCATCACCGAAAGATCATTGATCAGGTGAAAGCTCTGGAAGATAAAACCCAGTTTCTGGTTGCGCATGCTTGCGAGTTCCTTGTCGGTGTATCGCTCCACCCGGCTGCCGTCAATCTCAACCTGCCCTTGCGAAGGTGCATCCAGCAGGCCCATAATGTTCAGCAGTGTACTCTTACCACAGCCCGAGGGGCCCATAATGGAGACGAACTCTCCCTTTCTGACATGCAGATTTATATTGTTCAGTGCCAGCGTTTCAATAGCACTTGTGCGGTAAACTTTCTCGACGTTCTGAAGTTTGATCATGGGAATTTAATGATTGAATGATTGAATGACTGAATGACTGAATGTGTGAGTTAGTGAGTTAGTGAATGTGTGAGTTATTGGGTTAGTGAATTTTTGATTAAGTGAGTGGGTGTGTGAGTGAAATTTTCCATCCTCCTTCCTCCATTCTCCTTCCTCCATCCTCCATCCTCCTTCCTCCTTCCTCCCATTCAATCATTCAAAACTACTCCGCTGCCAATAACTTCCTGCCGGCTTCAAAATCATATAAGGTCAGCAGGCGGAGACTGTAATAGGATCGCCAGTAATCGCGGAGGGCAATGATGTAGTCACGCCGGGCAATGTCTTTTTCCTGCGTCGCAATCCCGAGGTCGGTAACGCTGAGGTCGCTCAGTATAAAGCGTTCTTTTGCAATCTGATATCGGTCCGCCGCGATAAGATCTGCCGTTCGCGTGAGCCTGACCTGTTTCTGCAGCATTTGTAAAAGGGTAACCTGCGTAAATATTTCCTGTTCAAAAGTCAGCTTTTCCTGCTCCACCGACTGTACTGCGAGTTCCTGATTGGCCCGGGCTACTTCGGTACGCGCACGGTTACGTCCCCAGGTCATGATGGGCAGGGTAAATTTCAGTTCTACAAACTCCCGGTCCTGCGGGTGCCTGTACACATCCGTAGGTCGCACCCCCTGATTGGAGAGACCGAATGTGGCATTCAGCGATGCATTCAGCCCGTTTTCTTTGTGGGCAAACTGCACATCCATCTCTGCTTCCAAGAGCTTGCGCTGAAATGCGACGGCGTCTGCCCGGTTCTCAAACGC harbors:
- a CDS encoding site-2 protease family protein, which encodes MQPNSRTYLIQALLFVVTIITTTLAGAEWMYGNKFFADKPLGWSAFTDGFQFSIPLLAVLTIHEFGHYFVARAHQVRVTLPYYIPLWFGLAESIGTMGAFIRITSVVRSRLKFFDIGIAGPLAGFIAALGVLWYGFTHLPPAEYIFKIHPEYARYGLSYPQFVYENTGGALALGDNILFWFFKTYIADPARLPHANELVHYPWIFAGYLSLFFTSLNLIPIGQLDGGHILYGLIGRKKFNLIAPVLFCIFAFYAGLGLFRPEYFATTDDLMFGKRLLYLAIYIWFLTLCLHKVTDAKPTNMMIALIIVVAQFVVCYVRPQIDGAPGFLAFVFILGRFLGIRHPETEDNRPLDPLRIILGIFALIIFVISFSPQPFIVN
- a CDS encoding phosphotriesterase family protein; the protein is MEVLAGDLTPSNPGRRQFLKSAAAATISCLIPHPPRMIQTVKGPVAASQLGTTLIHEHVLVDFAGADKINPDRWNIDEVVRKVLPYLTELRHRGYNTLFECTPAYLGRDVRLLQKLSEQSGIQLVTNTGYYGASDNKYLPRHAFTESSGQLAARWIREFEYGIDNTTIKPGFIKTGVNPGRLSEIHRKLITAAAMTHLKTGLTICSHTGPALPAGEQIEILEKNGVAASAFVWVHASGTDDDFLKTGKRGCWISLDGISEQTIREDVRRIAFLKEKNMLGQVLLSHDAGWYKPGEPEGGTFRGYTFIADKLVPLLRAEKFSDSDITRLLVKNPAEAFSIRIRKV
- a CDS encoding sensor histidine kinase; this translates as MSLSTRLKYIIYIVTLHVVLVFLVYKILFQNKALFIGSEVFLLLSAVVSIQLYRNFMQPIEFVRSGIEAIKDQDFSIKFVPTGKGEVDTLIEVYNLMIDQLREERTRLHEQHFFLEKLIEASPISIIVLDFDGQIQSMNEKARVQFGKEHLLGKKLEDTGHTLLAELVHLPDGESRVLKTNGISTFKVQRSHFMDRGFARSFLLVEELTSELLESEKNAYGKVIRMMAHEVNNTLGATDSILQTAQSYSGTDDFDDIRDALQVASERNRELTRFMRNFADVVRLPLPVKAPVEVNGFVSDMGRFMEPMSARKGVSIQCMLASGRVVAAMDKGQMEHVLVNVIKNAVEACAPGNEVQIRVSEDALVIRNNGRPIDPSAASQLFNPFFSTKRDGQGIGLTLTREILLHHGFDFTLQTEADGWTVFYIGIKTKVA
- a CDS encoding sigma-54-dependent transcriptional regulator — its product is MLLLIDDDPAIRTSLTLLLKKEGYATKGAGSPREAMELLKLETPELILLDLNFSIETSGDEGMQLLGRIRKAAPAVPVILITGWGTIDLAVRGMKEGAVDFITKPWQNDYLVQSVRTILNLAAPAPASAGRRKLDQQYHFENIVGQDPRLLDILQTIGRVAPTDAPVLITGESGTGKELIAEAIHLNSKRRQCAFIKVNLGGISSTLFESELFGHVRGAFTDAKTDRAGRFEMAHKGTIFLDEIGELDLASQVKLLRVLQERTFEPLGSSKSRTVDVRVICATNRNLEDMVAQGTFREDLYYRINLITVKLPALRERPEDIPVLSEFFVNNLKTIYQRPGLQLTGAALKWLRTLPLQGNIRQLKNLVERTVLLSGKDLLDIADFQSNLHGGPQASVRSHFPEVGTLTLEEMEFQMINKAMQFHQNKVSKVARSLGITRFALYRRLEKYGISYDAEEI
- a CDS encoding ABC transporter permease, giving the protein MIRHLFKLIWNKKGAHSLLIIEIWASFLVLFGVLAMIIFNLKNYLRPLGFQYENVWNIELSANQDTVAVGEKLERVLKRVRSYQEVQLASQSSGNTPFSANQIGNSVSYKNISTGGDFYYTDDQFARTIAMPLTLGRWFSHTDRASKYQPVVINKALQEKLFENENPLGKLVKVSDNATVQVVGVVDIYKSRGEFMSDIPAVFQMVGEKDPWNSNILVRTRPGTDANFEARMVREIAAMVPGWGIEVGYLKESKANRVKFTVIPVVIFLVICGFLLVNVALGLFGILNLNIARRKSEIGLRRAMGATEGKVTGQFLGEIWVLATFSLLLGLIFAIQFPIMNVFDLNSDIYIMAIGAAIVVIYLIVTLCAWFPSRQASRIHPATALHEE
- a CDS encoding ABC transporter permease, with protein sequence MLSNYLKIAWKVLLRHPFYTFITLFGISLTLTVLMVLTSFLDHLFASHYPEGNRFRSLYIALVLQTDSSQTTMSSGPASFEFLKKYAKSLKTPERVSIFSNFSFSNTYVHGKRIKLNTKYTDADFWRVTTFRFLEGKPYDENHIANAEHVVVITDALRDEYFEPGAAVTGKYINIESIRYRVVGVIKGSPPTRVYTYSDVYFPYTAPKSNYENKGVRGRYVAMVLAKSAADLPAIQAEFNNHIARIPKAEIPDSKQYPVLIVRADSFFDHFLNTFVRSDAQKLIFYSVAALVVLMIMGLPAINLVNVNVSRILERASEIGVRKAFGAPAKALLFQFIIENIFITFIGGTFALALSVLIIYLINSSGWIAHADLTINFTVFLTSIAVCLAFGLLSGVLPALRMSRLKVVDALKA
- a CDS encoding ABC transporter ATP-binding protein; translation: MIKLQNVEKVYRTSAIETLALNNINLHVRKGEFVSIMGPSGCGKSTLLNIMGLLDAPSQGQVEIDGSRVERYTDKELASMRNQKLGFIFQSFHLINDLSVMDNVEIPLLYRSGSAAERRRLSQEALEKVGLSNRMKHFPKQLSGGQKQRVAIARAIVGKPEIILADEPTGNLDSAMGNEILSILQNLNQEGSTIVMVTHDDAMAKKTHRLVRLFDGTQVS